The Geomonas ferrireducens genome includes a window with the following:
- a CDS encoding ABC transporter substrate-binding protein has protein sequence MSFKKMSALLLVAMLAVGAFGCKKKEEAAAPEAAKSAGNTVKIGFLGALTGDVAMFGKPTLEGMKMAADEVNAAGGVLGKKIEIVEADNRGDKQEGASVTQKFISRDNVTAIVGDPTTGITKVAAPIAQKAGVVLLSAGATGPGVVEVGDYIFRDTLLDSIAIPACIEYFAKDLGFKKVAIVTSDNNDYSVGLSQTFRDAAAKVSSIKIVADEKVKDGDKDFSAQITNIKAKKPDVILFSGYYTEGALIMKEARKQGLKAPMFGGDGLFSPKFIELGGPAVEGSMSALGFSTEQASPATAKFIEAFKAKHNGELPGLFDAQGYDAVMLLVDSMKRANSVDAKTFKTALAQTKKFEGVSGTISMQANREPIKSPLSLLYVKDGKFVLKAKVPVKMD, from the coding sequence ATGAGCTTTAAGAAGATGAGCGCATTGCTTCTCGTGGCAATGCTCGCAGTCGGCGCGTTCGGCTGCAAGAAGAAAGAAGAGGCCGCTGCACCCGAGGCCGCCAAATCGGCCGGCAACACCGTGAAGATCGGCTTCCTCGGCGCCCTCACCGGCGACGTCGCCATGTTCGGCAAGCCGACCCTCGAAGGCATGAAGATGGCTGCCGACGAGGTCAACGCTGCCGGCGGCGTGCTCGGCAAGAAGATCGAGATCGTCGAGGCTGATAACCGCGGCGACAAGCAGGAAGGCGCTTCGGTTACCCAGAAGTTCATCTCCCGCGACAACGTCACCGCCATCGTCGGCGACCCGACCACCGGCATCACCAAGGTTGCCGCTCCGATCGCACAGAAGGCAGGCGTAGTCCTCCTCTCCGCCGGCGCCACCGGCCCGGGCGTAGTTGAGGTAGGCGACTACATCTTCCGCGACACCCTGCTCGACTCCATCGCCATCCCGGCCTGCATCGAGTACTTCGCGAAAGACCTCGGCTTCAAGAAGGTTGCCATCGTAACCTCCGACAACAACGACTACTCCGTTGGTCTCTCCCAGACCTTCCGCGACGCGGCCGCCAAGGTTTCGTCCATCAAGATCGTAGCCGACGAGAAAGTGAAGGACGGCGACAAGGACTTCTCCGCCCAGATCACCAACATCAAGGCTAAGAAACCGGACGTCATCCTGTTCTCCGGCTACTACACCGAAGGCGCCCTCATCATGAAGGAAGCGCGCAAGCAGGGCCTCAAGGCTCCGATGTTCGGCGGCGACGGCCTGTTCTCCCCGAAATTCATCGAGTTGGGCGGCCCGGCCGTCGAGGGCTCCATGTCCGCTCTTGGCTTCTCCACCGAGCAGGCATCCCCGGCTACCGCCAAGTTCATCGAGGCGTTCAAGGCCAAGCACAACGGCGAGCTCCCGGGCCTCTTCGACGCCCAGGGCTACGACGCTGTGATGCTCCTCGTCGACTCCATGAAGCGTGCTAACAGCGTTGACGCGAAAACCTTCAAGACCGCTCTGGCACAGACCAAGAAGTTCGAAGGCGTTTCCGGCACCATCAGCATGCAGGCAAACCGCGAGCCGATCAAGAGCCCGCTCAGCCTTCTGTACGTCAAGGACGGCAAGTTCGTCCTCAAGGCAAAAGTCCCCGTCAAGATGGACTAA
- a CDS encoding alginate export family protein encodes MKNKKLVVAVAAALTAASAVPALALENQFTGSFTTFFDTGNFAGTGVVTDDAPTSNYFVQRLRLGYTAKADDHVKLVTKFEFDYNFWGNSSYENARGGGGALGADTVNMETKHIYLDLNYPTINAKIGMQPVSDAFKGVVFDADMAGIVLSHEYSNATVTAGYSRFHDSADGKEAAPGVNALGSKTYDMYLLDGKYTVSKEFTVGAAYYYINDNHTPGTYTLYTDSKVHTLGLNAAGVIGPVSLDGFAVKQFGDLTTGVDAKGYALNVGAKMALAGGTARTEFLYVSGGKNAFYVPSSDQGFTEGGQFYNSEMTMLGRDKWATTIDNAIIYDVNNNGEGVIMGTVGYDYNFTDKISGAANLGFAAVAKDAGVARHAGDSDYLGTEINAECYYKLSPNVTLGARGGYVVVGDYFAKDADNLWDMKALVNYSF; translated from the coding sequence ATGAAGAACAAGAAGCTTGTAGTTGCAGTAGCAGCAGCTCTCACCGCAGCATCCGCAGTCCCCGCTCTCGCTCTGGAGAACCAGTTCACCGGCTCGTTCACCACCTTCTTCGACACCGGCAACTTCGCAGGCACCGGTGTCGTCACGGACGACGCTCCGACCTCCAACTATTTTGTGCAGCGTCTCCGTCTCGGCTACACCGCCAAGGCTGACGACCATGTCAAACTGGTCACCAAGTTCGAGTTCGACTACAACTTCTGGGGCAACAGCTCCTATGAAAACGCTCGTGGCGGCGGCGGGGCTCTCGGTGCCGATACCGTCAATATGGAAACGAAACACATCTATCTCGACCTGAACTACCCGACCATCAACGCGAAGATCGGTATGCAGCCTGTTTCCGACGCCTTCAAGGGAGTCGTGTTCGATGCCGACATGGCCGGTATCGTGCTTTCTCACGAGTACTCCAACGCGACCGTAACTGCTGGCTACTCCCGCTTCCATGATTCCGCTGATGGCAAAGAAGCCGCTCCCGGCGTCAATGCTCTCGGCAGCAAGACCTACGACATGTACCTCCTCGACGGCAAGTACACCGTCTCGAAGGAATTCACCGTGGGCGCAGCATACTACTACATCAACGACAACCACACCCCCGGAACATACACCCTCTACACCGACTCCAAGGTGCACACCCTCGGTCTTAACGCCGCAGGCGTAATCGGTCCAGTCTCCCTCGACGGCTTCGCAGTGAAGCAGTTCGGCGATCTGACCACCGGCGTAGATGCCAAAGGTTATGCCCTCAACGTTGGAGCCAAGATGGCCCTTGCCGGCGGCACCGCTCGTACCGAGTTCCTATACGTTTCCGGCGGCAAGAACGCCTTCTACGTTCCCTCTTCCGATCAAGGCTTCACCGAAGGCGGTCAGTTCTACAACTCCGAAATGACCATGCTCGGCCGCGACAAGTGGGCTACCACCATCGACAACGCCATCATCTACGACGTGAACAACAACGGCGAAGGCGTAATTATGGGTACCGTTGGTTACGACTACAACTTCACCGACAAGATCTCCGGTGCTGCTAACCTTGGCTTTGCTGCTGTTGCCAAAGATGCTGGTGTTGCTAGGCATGCAGGCGACAGCGACTATCTTGGTACCGAAATCAACGCCGAGTGCTACTACAAGCTTTCCCCGAACGTTACTCTTGGCGCACGCGGTGGCTACGTAGTTGTGGGTGATTACTTCGCTAAAGACGCAGACAACCTCTGGGACATGAAAGCCCTCGTAAACTACAGCTTCTAA